A genomic region of uncultured Roseibium sp. contains the following coding sequences:
- a CDS encoding bifunctional aspartate transaminase/aspartate 4-decarboxylase encodes MSAQDYSQYQELSPFELKDKLIEIASSAAQRMMLNAGRGNPNFLATHPRRGFLRLGDFSVEEAERSYSYLDSGFGGLPDKEGMLLRFENFIHRHEDRDGTTFLRAALSYAKDQLGIHRHELLHEMVEGFLGCNYPVPPRMLTHAEQIVGAYLAKEMFGNEPQNGPFSVFATEGGTAAMTYIFQTLKANGLVKPGDKVALGTPIFSPYLEIPPLPEYDMPIVDIRMEEGADWQFSDEELAKLDDPDIKVFCIVNPSNPPSVKLSADDLDRVAAVINERRPDLFVVTDDVYGTFADDFVSLFAKCPRNTLCVYSFSKYFGATGWRLGVIALHEDNVFDEALAALSEDKKKELDRRYSSLTTTPRDIRFIDRLVADSRAVALNHTAGASTPQQIQMMLFALAGLLDRDDHYKDAAKSLIRKRFNTLELNMGVTPHREPNDVNYYTLINLQHLSGRLYGDAFADWFVANKKGYDFLFRLAEETSVVLLPGKGFEVVDASARVSLANLTEAEYAKIGAFARKVISEYHDEYTKQ; translated from the coding sequence ATGAGTGCACAAGACTATTCCCAGTATCAGGAACTCAGCCCGTTCGAACTCAAGGACAAGCTTATCGAGATTGCCTCCTCGGCGGCCCAGCGCATGATGCTGAATGCCGGCCGGGGCAATCCGAACTTTCTCGCAACGCATCCGCGCCGGGGCTTTCTGCGTCTCGGTGACTTCTCGGTCGAGGAAGCCGAGCGCTCCTACTCCTATCTCGATAGCGGCTTCGGCGGGCTGCCCGACAAGGAGGGCATGCTGCTGCGGTTTGAAAACTTCATCCATCGCCACGAGGACCGCGACGGCACCACATTTCTGCGTGCCGCGCTATCCTACGCGAAGGACCAGCTCGGCATTCACCGGCACGAATTGCTCCACGAAATGGTCGAGGGATTTCTCGGCTGCAATTACCCAGTGCCCCCGCGCATGCTCACCCATGCGGAGCAGATTGTCGGCGCGTATCTCGCCAAGGAAATGTTCGGCAACGAGCCGCAAAACGGTCCGTTTTCCGTCTTTGCGACCGAGGGCGGGACGGCGGCCATGACCTATATTTTCCAGACGCTGAAGGCGAATGGACTGGTCAAGCCCGGAGACAAGGTCGCGCTCGGTACGCCTATCTTCTCGCCCTATCTCGAAATCCCGCCGCTGCCGGAATACGACATGCCGATTGTCGATATCCGGATGGAGGAAGGTGCCGACTGGCAGTTCAGCGACGAGGAACTCGCCAAACTGGACGACCCGGATATCAAGGTGTTCTGCATCGTCAATCCGAGCAACCCGCCTTCCGTCAAGCTTTCCGCCGACGACCTCGACAGGGTCGCGGCGGTGATCAACGAAAGGCGGCCAGACCTTTTCGTGGTCACGGATGATGTCTACGGCACCTTTGCCGACGATTTCGTCTCACTGTTTGCAAAGTGTCCGCGCAACACGCTGTGCGTCTATTCGTTCTCGAAATATTTCGGAGCGACCGGATGGCGGCTCGGCGTGATCGCGCTGCACGAGGACAATGTCTTCGACGAAGCTCTCGCCGCCCTTTCCGAAGACAAGAAAAAGGAACTCGACCGGCGCTATTCCTCGCTCACGACGACGCCGCGCGACATCAGGTTCATCGACAGGCTGGTCGCCGACAGCCGCGCCGTTGCACTGAACCACACGGCTGGCGCGTCAACACCGCAACAGATCCAGATGATGCTGTTCGCCCTCGCCGGTCTGCTGGACCGGGACGATCACTACAAGGATGCGGCCAAGAGCCTGATCCGGAAACGCTTCAACACACTTGAACTCAACATGGGCGTGACACCCCACCGCGAGCCGAATGACGTCAACTACTACACGCTGATAAATCTGCAGCACCTGAGCGGGCGTCTTTACGGGGACGCGTTCGCGGACTGGTTCGTTGCCAACAAGAAGGGGTATGACTTCCTGTTCCGCCTGGCCGAGGAAACGAGCGTCGTTCTCCTGCCCGGAAAAGGCTTCGAGGTGGTCGACGCCTCCGCCCGTGTGTCCCTCGCCAACCTGACCGAAGCCGAATATGCGAAGATCGGCGCCTTTGCACGCAAGGTGATCTCGGAGTATCACGATGAGTACACAAAGCAGTAG